In the genome of Arachis hypogaea cultivar Tifrunner chromosome 9, arahy.Tifrunner.gnm2.J5K5, whole genome shotgun sequence, the window TCTTAATCTCAGTCTTAAAGTCACTCGTGATTTGCAAATGGTTCAAACCCACACCTTCGGCCACATCCTCCACTTCTAACCTTAAACTCGCAAACTTACTTAATAATTCCTCTTCCTTGAGCATTATCCATGCCACACTTAAAGACTTCCTACTCAAGGCATCCGCCACCACATTCAGCTTTCTGGGATGATAATTCAAGTAAAAATCATAGTTTTTCAtcaactccatccaccttctctgcctcatattcaactctttttttttttttataaaaaacataCTTCAAACTCTTGTTGTCGGAGAAGACACTAAACTTTACCCTGTATACATAGTGCCTCCATATCTTTAAAGCAAACACCACAACCGCTAGCTCCAAGTCATGCGTCGAATAATTCACTTCATGCGGCCTCAGTTGTTGTGAGGCACAAGCCACCATGTTATGATGTTGCATCAACATGCAACCTAAACCCTTTAGTGATGCATTGCAATAAACTTCAAATAGTTCATTCGGTTTACTGGTACTGAAGTTAATCTTTTTTTCAAGGTCTAAAACTCTCTTCGCACTCCGGAGTCCACACAAATGGAACTTCCTTCTGCGTCAACTTTGTCATCAGCAAGGCAATTTGTGAAAATCCTTTAATGAACCTCTTATAGTATCAAGCAAATCCTAAGAAATTTCGATCTCAGTTACAGTCGTCGGCCTCTTCCACTCAGTCACTACCTCAATCTTAGATGGATCCACTGCAATTCCATCCTTACTTACCACGTGACCTAAGAACTTTACTTCTCTTTTCCAAAATTCACATTTCGAAAGcttcatggtgcacgaaattgcaatcacacttttgcaatccgcacaactaaacaacaagtgcactgggtcgtccaagtaataccttacgtgagtaagggttgaatcccacggagattgttggtttgaagcaagctatgtttattttattattcttagtcaggagatcaattataattatcagtttgaattactaaaaaaaataaaagagcgtgaaataattacttgttgtgcaataatggagaatatgttggagttttggagatgctttgtcttctgaattcctgtaacataatatttctctcatgcaaaagtgcaaagttccttccatggcaagctctatgtagggtgtcgcc includes:
- the LOC140175083 gene encoding uncharacterized protein; the encoded protein is MVACASQQLRPHEVNYSTHDLELAVVVFALKIWRHYVYRVKFSVFSDNKSLKKLNVVADALSRKSLSVAWIMLKEEELLSKFASLRLEVEDVAEGVGLNHLQITSDFKTEIKKSQGSEELQKMLKIVGQGKQEEIKKDQEGIWRYKKRICVLSVENLRNEILFEAY